One window of Penaeus chinensis breed Huanghai No. 1 chromosome 1, ASM1920278v2, whole genome shotgun sequence genomic DNA carries:
- the LOC125032015 gene encoding extensin-like — protein sequence MNLVSGATSSYHPKLPPNHDKLHPTHDQLPPNHDQLPFNHDQLHPNHDQLPPNHDQLHPNHDQLPFNHDQLPPNHDQLPPNHDKLHPTHDQLPPNHDQLPFNHDQLHPNHDQLPPNHDKLHPTHDQLPPNHDKLPFNHDQLHPNHDQLPPNHDKLHPTHDQLPPNHDQLPPNHDQLHLDTKAIHRRRQRAHATHALEAIDLTFSPYGRGSQITLEEGTAAQS from the coding sequence ATGAACTTAGTATCCGGAGCGACCTCCTCTTATCACCCGAAGCTTCCTCCCAACCACGACAAGCTTCATCCCACCCACGACCAGCTTCCTCCCAACCACGACCAGCTTCCTTTCAACCACGACCAGCTTCATCCCAACCACGACCAGCTTCCTCCCAACCACGACCAGCTTCATCCAAACCACGACCAGCTTCCTTTCAACCACGACCAGCTTCCCCCCAACCACGACCAGCTTCCTCCCAACCACGACAAGCTTCATCCCACCCACGACCAGCTTCCTCCCAACCACGACCAGCTTCCTTTCAACCACGACCAGCTTCATCCCAACCACGACCAGCTTCCTCCCAACCACGACAAGCTTCATCCCACCCACGACCAGCTTCCTCCCAACCACGACAAACTTCCTTTCAACCACGACCAGCTTCATCCCAACCACGACCAGCTTCCTCCCAACCACGACAAGCTTCATCCCACCCACGACCAGCTTCCTCCCAACCACGACCAGCTTCCTCCCAACCACGACCAGCTTCACCTCGACACAAAAGCCATCCACCGACGCCGCCAACGCGCTCACGCAACGCACGCACTCGAGGCCATCGACCTCACCTTCTCGCCCTACGGCAGAGGCTCTCAGATCACACTCGAGGAGGGAACGGCGGCCCAATCCTAA